One Peptostreptococcus equinus genomic window carries:
- a CDS encoding Imm26 family immunity protein has protein sequence MAHFCITYAKLTTFYNGIFKIESSNCNNYKIILNLVHSTSIVIFECSTSNIDIKNYEPDYSNLMTNPILLTDLYWKKGYFYTIANQALTYEEKNLDIGFSYSRLKSEGWVEYFCKENGQRLDHKPEILGLYAITTEIGVATEVRQALIIEPELLKLKDEYINNNYQNINEVTYNENDLIKLDENDINNNIELYLNLKAMPMGREYLEDILEEKMDETDLGSIDGGGTAISENGEIDYCDISIEMSDMGEESIKNLKKILDGIDLPKGSFICVQDRKIPFGNLEGLSLEIDIKSIDKTMHLEEKLSKVMKRSGKLYGCYQTEDIIRFYYYGKDYDKMLSKLEEKLVEIGITKNYIIKKIA, from the coding sequence TTGGCGCATTTTTGCATTACCTACGCAAAATTAACTACTTTTTATAATGGAATATTTAAAATAGAATCGAGTAATTGCAACAATTATAAAATTATATTAAATTTAGTTCATAGTACCAGTATAGTAATATTTGAATGTAGTACAAGTAATATTGATATAAAAAATTATGAACCAGATTATAGCAATTTGATGACGAATCCAATATTGCTAACTGATTTGTATTGGAAAAAAGGTTATTTTTATACCATAGCAAACCAAGCATTAACTTATGAAGAAAAGAATTTGGATATAGGATTTTCTTATAGCCGTTTAAAATCAGAAGGTTGGGTTGAATATTTTTGTAAGGAAAATGGTCAGCGTTTGGATCATAAACCAGAAATATTGGGTTTATATGCCATAACTACTGAAATAGGTGTTGCTACTGAGGTTAGGCAAGCTCTGATTATAGAACCCGAACTTTTAAAACTAAAGGATGAGTATATTAATAATAATTATCAAAATATAAATGAAGTGACATATAATGAAAATGATTTAATAAAACTAGATGAAAATGATATTAACAATAACATTGAATTATACTTAAATCTAAAAGCAATGCCTATGGGACGTGAATATTTAGAAGATATTCTAGAAGAAAAGATGGATGAAACAGATTTAGGTTCAATAGATGGTGGAGGAACAGCTATTTCTGAAAATGGCGAGATCGACTACTGTGATATAAGTATAGAAATGAGTGATATGGGTGAAGAGTCTATTAAAAATTTAAAGAAAATACTAGATGGAATTGATTTGCCCAAAGGGTCATTTATATGTGTGCAAGATAGAAAAATACCTTTTGGAAATCTTGAAGGCCTATCTTTGGAAATTGATATAAAATCTATAGATAAAACAATGCACCTTGAAGAAAAGCTCTCAAAGGTTATGAAGAGAAGTGGGAAATTGTATGGTTGCTATCAGACAGAAGATATTATTAGATTTTATTATTATGGTAAGGATTACGATAAAATGTTATCTAAACTAGAAGAAAAATTAGTTGAAATTGGAATAACTAAGAATTATATTATTAAAAAAATTGCATGA
- a CDS encoding acyl CoA:acetate/3-ketoacid CoA transferase — protein sequence MSKVKNINQALDLIKDGDTVALSGFMLATSARELIVALGNRFKNEGRPKNITLYQGAGIGNNNNQGVCEMSMPGLIKRYVTAHFANNRPMIEMTLKNEVEAYNFPQGVIAHLHRSAAGGKKFEISRIGLNTYCDPRYKGGKVNAAAKEDLVELIHIDGKEYLKYKVPDYDIGIIRGTSSDEFGNITMEEESSIIDSLDVAMAVKASGGKVIVQVKNIISSKSIDRQNVIIPGVFVDAVVVSENPEEFHRQTPGTFYDPVISGKYKSDAYGFPRLELDERKIIARRAALELVDNCVVNLGIGIPEGVASIAAEEGLENLVLTVESGLIGGIPLGRSNFGSAVNAWAQLAMASQFDFYNSGGLDRTFLGFAEIDSKGNINVSRFGDRIGGCGGFIDITQSTKDIVFCGTMTAGGLKTKVQDGKLVIINEGQKKKFIKIIEEITFSAEQSFELDQNVIFVTERCVFKLDKEGLILTEVAPGIDIQKDILANMEFMPIISDNIKEMDIRIFKEEKMGL from the coding sequence ATGTCAAAAGTTAAAAATATAAATCAAGCACTTGATTTAATAAAAGATGGAGATACAGTAGCTTTATCAGGTTTTATGCTTGCAACATCTGCTAGGGAGCTGATAGTTGCTTTAGGAAATAGATTTAAAAATGAAGGTAGGCCTAAAAACATTACTCTTTATCAAGGGGCAGGTATAGGTAATAACAATAATCAGGGTGTATGTGAGATGAGTATGCCAGGTCTTATAAAAAGATATGTTACAGCTCATTTTGCTAATAATAGACCTATGATTGAAATGACTTTAAAAAATGAAGTAGAAGCCTATAATTTCCCACAGGGGGTAATTGCACATTTACATAGAAGTGCTGCGGGTGGCAAGAAATTTGAAATTTCTAGAATTGGTTTAAATACGTACTGTGATCCTAGATATAAAGGAGGAAAAGTCAATGCTGCTGCTAAGGAAGACTTGGTGGAGCTGATTCATATTGATGGAAAAGAATATTTAAAATACAAAGTACCGGATTATGATATAGGAATCATTAGGGGGACTAGTTCTGATGAATTTGGTAATATCACCATGGAAGAAGAGTCATCTATTATCGATTCTCTAGATGTAGCTATGGCTGTCAAGGCTAGTGGTGGAAAAGTAATAGTACAGGTTAAGAATATTATTTCATCAAAATCAATAGATAGACAAAATGTGATTATTCCAGGTGTATTTGTGGATGCAGTAGTGGTATCTGAAAATCCTGAGGAATTTCATAGACAGACACCAGGTACATTTTATGATCCTGTAATTTCTGGAAAATACAAATCAGATGCCTATGGATTTCCAAGGTTGGAATTAGATGAGAGAAAAATTATTGCGAGAAGAGCAGCCTTGGAGTTAGTTGATAATTGTGTTGTTAATCTAGGGATTGGTATACCTGAGGGTGTTGCATCAATAGCTGCTGAAGAGGGTTTAGAAAATTTGGTACTGACTGTAGAAAGTGGTCTAATAGGTGGTATTCCATTGGGAAGATCAAACTTTGGGTCTGCTGTGAATGCATGGGCTCAGTTGGCTATGGCTTCACAGTTTGATTTTTACAATAGCGGAGGATTAGACAGAACATTTTTGGGATTTGCGGAGATTGATTCAAAAGGTAATATTAATGTCAGTAGATTTGGAGACAGGATAGGTGGATGTGGTGGTTTTATAGATATTACGCAATCAACAAAGGATATAGTATTCTGCGGAACTATGACAGCTGGAGGACTTAAAACTAAAGTTCAAGATGGTAAATTAGTAATTATAAATGAAGGACAAAAAAAGAAATTCATAAAAATTATTGAGGAAATAACTTTTAGTGCAGAACAGAGTTTTGAGCTTGATCAAAATGTAATATTTGTTACTGAAAGATGCGTGTTTAAGTTGGATAAAGAGGGACTCATATTAACTGAAGTGGCACCTGGTATTGATATACAAAAAGATATATTAGCAAATATGGAATTTATGCCAATTATTTCGGATAATATAAAAGAAATGGATATTAGAATATTTAAAGAAGAAAAAATGGGTCTTTAG
- a CDS encoding FAD-dependent oxidoreductase, translating into MREYKNVIIGFGKAGKTLASYLSKKGEKTALIEKSSNMYGGTCINVACIPSKYLEYNARLSNKIEDDFAQKSKRYEEVINNKNEFISALRNKNYNKVKDSGVDIIDGKASFKDKNTLRIESKDGNIEEIFAERIFINTGAKTVIPNIEGVGENKFVYTSDTMMQLKELPKEFVIIGGGYIGLEFASYYNNFGSNVTVIQVEDEFIHREDREIAQSVEDTFNEKGIRIIKSAKTKSIKENANDATIVYEVDGKIEEINADAVLLATGRVPNIDSLEIENAGIKKTDRGGIQVDTHLNTNIDNIWAMGDVRGGMQFTYISLDDFRIIKSTLEGGDRTSENRGNIPYTVFIDPPLSRVGMSEEQAKSKGYNIKVFKLNAKEIPKAHILDQAIGMQKIIVDKDTNNILGAHLFSTQSEELINLVKLAMDLKTDYRVLANSIYTHPTMSESLNDLLAE; encoded by the coding sequence ATGAGAGAGTACAAAAATGTAATTATTGGTTTTGGTAAGGCTGGAAAGACTTTAGCTTCATATTTAAGTAAAAAGGGAGAAAAGACAGCTTTAATAGAAAAAAGTAGCAATATGTATGGAGGTACTTGCATAAATGTGGCATGTATCCCTTCAAAGTATTTGGAATATAATGCACGTTTATCAAACAAAATAGAAGATGATTTTGCTCAAAAGTCTAAAAGATATGAAGAAGTCATAAATAATAAGAATGAATTTATATCTGCTCTTAGAAATAAAAACTACAACAAAGTAAAGGATAGTGGAGTAGATATAATAGATGGAAAAGCTTCATTTAAGGATAAAAATACATTAAGAATAGAGTCTAAGGATGGGAATATTGAAGAAATATTCGCTGAAAGGATATTTATAAATACTGGTGCAAAGACTGTAATTCCAAATATAGAAGGGGTTGGAGAAAATAAATTTGTATACACAAGTGATACAATGATGCAGTTGAAAGAGTTACCAAAAGAATTTGTAATAATTGGTGGTGGATATATTGGACTTGAATTTGCATCATATTATAATAATTTCGGTTCAAATGTAACTGTTATCCAAGTAGAAGATGAATTTATACATAGAGAAGATAGAGAAATAGCTCAATCAGTGGAAGATACTTTCAATGAAAAGGGAATAAGAATTATAAAAAGTGCTAAGACTAAAAGCATTAAAGAAAATGCAAATGATGCTACAATAGTATATGAAGTAGATGGCAAAATTGAAGAAATAAATGCCGATGCAGTATTGTTGGCAACTGGTAGAGTACCGAACATTGATAGCCTAGAAATTGAAAATGCAGGAATTAAAAAAACTGACAGAGGTGGAATACAAGTTGATACTCATCTAAATACCAATATTGATAATATTTGGGCTATGGGTGATGTAAGAGGTGGAATGCAATTTACTTATATATCTTTAGATGATTTTAGAATTATCAAATCTACATTAGAAGGTGGAGATAGGACAAGTGAAAATAGAGGGAATATACCTTATACAGTATTTATAGATCCTCCATTATCAAGAGTAGGAATGAGTGAAGAACAAGCAAAGAGTAAGGGCTATAATATAAAAGTATTCAAATTGAATGCAAAGGAAATACCAAAGGCTCACATTCTTGACCAAGCAATAGGTATGCAAAAGATAATTGTGGACAAAGATACGAATAATATCTTGGGTGCGCATTTATTTAGTACTCAATCTGAAGAGCTTATAAATCTTGTAAAACTAGCTATGGATTTGAAAACTGATTATAGGGTATTAGCTAATTCTATATACACACATCCTACAATGAGTGAATCTTTGAATGATTTGTTAGCAGAATAA
- a CDS encoding hemerythrin domain-containing protein, whose product MYGIDILVKEHDNILKFIDLSRKSCREILDGKEVDIELFRKYIDFVRNYGDKHHHGKEEEILFKLMVDNLSPVAEKLINHGMLIEHDLGRLFMKNLEAALDRYEENKDNDCKLDIITNIIGYGDLLTRHIEKENKVVYTFAERELSDELKQQVDRSTEQFEKDYISNKNRYEKWLEELSLN is encoded by the coding sequence ATGTACGGAATAGATATATTAGTAAAAGAGCATGATAATATTCTGAAGTTTATAGACTTATCTAGGAAATCTTGTAGAGAAATACTTGATGGCAAAGAAGTAGATATAGAATTATTTAGAAAGTATATAGATTTTGTAAGAAATTATGGAGATAAACATCATCATGGCAAAGAGGAAGAAATTTTATTTAAATTGATGGTAGATAATCTTTCTCCAGTAGCAGAAAAATTAATCAATCATGGTATGTTAATAGAGCATGATTTGGGTAGATTGTTTATGAAAAACTTAGAGGCTGCACTTGATAGATATGAAGAAAATAAGGACAATGATTGTAAGCTAGATATTATTACAAATATAATAGGCTATGGAGACCTTTTGACTAGACATATTGAAAAAGAGAATAAAGTAGTATATACTTTTGCAGAGAGAGAATTAAGTGATGAACTTAAACAGCAAGTAGATAGATCTACTGAGCAGTTTGAAAAAGATTATATATCTAATAAAAATAGGTATGAAAAGTGGTTAGAAGAGTTAAGTTTGAATTAG
- a CDS encoding cell wall-binding repeat-containing protein, producing MEISKKSYSKSNKVILVSGEKYPDALAASPLSVKYSAPLILLKKNDIPYSVANELKRLEAKEVIIVGGEEAISNKVANKLKENYAVDRIAGDNKYETSIQVSKRVNENKKLKAILVNGNKFPDALSASALAAKISNTIILTNGKTLLPSHLDVLDTKLNNIVVGGESVMSIKDLNATQIGGKDRYSTSISLAEKYFKDSKSVILATGNDYADALSAISLQEESRMPILLTESKSLNSDVEKYLRDTNVSKVYVVGGEKSVSSSVINSLKNISIQDENKDQENTSKNIPKSITLTFKYDNDTIKESKIDYKENKNVYDIDMTKYTDEEKNKFKQAKLDSVIYETYDGFKVDVTELFIRDDSDKKIQYSINHGENDQWDISNVYINFNLF from the coding sequence GTGGAAATAAGTAAAAAATCATATTCAAAATCTAATAAAGTAATATTGGTTTCAGGGGAAAAATACCCTGATGCACTAGCAGCTAGCCCTCTTTCAGTAAAATATAGTGCACCACTTATTTTATTGAAAAAAAATGATATTCCATATTCTGTGGCGAATGAATTGAAAAGGCTTGAGGCAAAAGAAGTAATTATTGTTGGTGGTGAAGAAGCAATATCAAATAAAGTAGCAAATAAATTAAAAGAAAATTATGCTGTGGATAGAATAGCTGGCGACAATAAATATGAAACGTCTATACAGGTGTCCAAGAGAGTAAACGAAAATAAAAAATTAAAAGCTATACTAGTCAATGGTAATAAATTTCCTGATGCATTATCTGCTAGTGCATTGGCAGCAAAGATTTCTAATACAATTATTTTAACTAACGGTAAAACTTTACTACCATCTCATCTAGATGTACTTGATACAAAATTAAATAATATAGTAGTAGGTGGGGAATCTGTAATGTCTATAAAGGATTTGAATGCTACACAAATAGGTGGTAAAGATAGATATTCTACATCTATTTCATTAGCTGAAAAATATTTTAAAGACTCTAAGTCTGTTATATTAGCAACAGGTAATGATTATGCTGATGCACTTTCTGCTATATCTTTACAAGAAGAATCACGCATGCCTATACTATTAACAGAGTCTAAATCATTAAATAGTGATGTAGAAAAATATTTAAGAGATACAAATGTGTCAAAAGTGTATGTAGTAGGAGGAGAAAAATCTGTATCTTCTTCTGTAATCAATTCGCTGAAAAATATTTCTATACAAGATGAAAATAAAGACCAAGAAAATACATCTAAAAATATACCAAAAAGTATTACTTTAACTTTTAAGTATGATAATGATACTATAAAAGAAAGTAAAATAGATTATAAAGAAAATAAAAATGTTTATGATATTGATATGACAAAATATACAGATGAAGAAAAAAATAAATTTAAACAAGCTAAATTGGATTCTGTTATTTATGAAACTTATGATGGTTTTAAAGTCGATGTTACTGAACTATTTATCAGAGATGATAGTGACAAAAAAATTCAATACTCAATTAATCATGGAGAGAATGATCAATGGGATATTTCCAACGTATATATAAACTTTAATTTATTTTAG
- a CDS encoding CPBP family intramembrane glutamic endopeptidase, translating to MGTNTWEFTLVIISWLLILFLIMYIVGLRFFGSYKNTDKKKILRAFSEELIMRGVVQRYIFTKYPYVGIFMSAFLFQGMHYTTRVSDAMLYFTSGLVNAIIFYKTGRLELVMIIHAINNLVALILLSITL from the coding sequence TTGGGAACAAATACATGGGAATTTACTTTAGTTATAATTTCATGGTTATTGATATTATTTTTAATAATGTATATAGTAGGACTTAGATTTTTTGGTTCATACAAAAATACAGATAAAAAGAAGATATTGAGAGCTTTTAGTGAAGAGCTTATTATGAGAGGCGTTGTACAAAGATATATATTTACAAAATATCCTTATGTTGGAATATTTATGTCAGCTTTTCTATTCCAAGGTATGCATTACACCACTAGAGTTTCAGATGCTATGCTATATTTCACTTCAGGACTTGTGAATGCAATTATCTTTTATAAAACTGGACGATTAGAATTAGTGATGATTATACATGCTATCAATAATTTAGTAGCCTTAATTCTTTTGTCAATAACTTTATAA
- the glyA gene encoding serine hydroxymethyltransferase, which produces MQFEHLKKTDSETYNALMKEYDRQQRNIELIASENIISPAVMETMGSYFSNKYAEGYPGHRYYGGCVHVDEMENLAIDRIKKIFGADHANVQPHSGSQANQAVYLAVLNYGDKVLGMDLSQGGHLTHGSPVNISGINYNFISYGLDKDTERIDYDRLRELAIEEKPKLIVAGASAYARKIDFKRISEIAKEVDAYFMVDMAHIAGLVAAGLHENPVPYADFVTSTTHKTLRGPRGGLILCKKEFAKKIDKAIFPGLQGGPLEHIIAAKAVCFKEAMEPEFKSYQEQVVKNAKILAEELVSRGFDLVSGGTDNHLILVNLVSKGVSGREAETILDEAYITVNKNSIPFDKASFIETSGIRLGTPAITTRGMKEEEMKKIAQAIDLVITHKEIEKAKEIIVELTDKFPLNY; this is translated from the coding sequence ATGCAGTTTGAACATTTAAAGAAAACAGATAGTGAAACTTACAACGCTCTAATGAAAGAGTACGACAGACAGCAAAGAAATATTGAGCTAATTGCTTCAGAAAATATTATTTCTCCTGCAGTTATGGAAACTATGGGCTCATATTTTTCCAATAAATATGCAGAAGGATATCCTGGGCATAGATATTATGGCGGTTGTGTGCATGTGGATGAGATGGAGAATCTTGCAATAGACAGGATAAAGAAGATTTTCGGTGCTGACCACGCAAATGTACAGCCTCATTCAGGTTCACAGGCAAATCAAGCAGTGTACCTAGCTGTATTGAATTATGGGGACAAAGTACTAGGTATGGATTTATCTCAGGGTGGACACTTAACACACGGTTCACCAGTTAATATTTCAGGTATAAATTATAATTTTATATCTTATGGTCTAGATAAAGATACTGAAAGAATTGACTATGATAGACTAAGAGAATTAGCAATTGAGGAAAAGCCAAAGCTAATAGTAGCAGGTGCTAGTGCATATGCTAGAAAAATAGATTTTAAGAGAATTTCTGAAATAGCAAAGGAAGTGGATGCATACTTCATGGTAGATATGGCTCATATAGCAGGTCTAGTGGCAGCTGGTCTACATGAAAATCCAGTACCATATGCAGATTTCGTAACTTCTACTACTCACAAAACACTTAGAGGTCCTAGAGGAGGTTTGATTTTATGTAAGAAAGAGTTTGCCAAGAAAATAGATAAGGCAATATTCCCAGGTTTACAGGGGGGACCTCTTGAACATATTATTGCTGCAAAGGCAGTATGTTTCAAGGAAGCTATGGAACCAGAATTTAAATCATACCAAGAACAAGTAGTAAAAAATGCCAAGATTTTAGCAGAAGAATTAGTAAGTAGAGGCTTTGATTTGGTATCTGGAGGAACAGATAATCACTTAATTCTAGTAAATCTAGTATCTAAAGGAGTAAGCGGTAGAGAAGCAGAAACAATACTAGATGAAGCATATATCACTGTAAACAAAAATTCAATACCATTTGACAAAGCAAGCTTTATAGAAACTAGTGGTATAAGACTAGGAACACCGGCAATCACAACAAGAGGAATGAAAGAAGAAGAAATGAAGAAAATAGCTCAAGCTATAGACCTTGTAATAACACACAAAGAGATAGAAAAAGCCAAAGAAATCATCGTAGAACTAACAGACAAATTCCCGTTAAACTATTAA
- a CDS encoding DUF1858 domain-containing protein translates to MITKDMIVGNILKENEKAYEILTGFGMHCLGCPSSQMESLEDACMVHGLKVNDVLEELNK, encoded by the coding sequence ATGATAACAAAAGATATGATAGTAGGAAATATATTGAAGGAAAATGAAAAGGCTTATGAAATACTAACAGGATTTGGAATGCACTGTTTGGGCTGCCCGTCATCACAAATGGAATCATTGGAAGATGCTTGTATGGTCCATGGTTTAAAAGTAAATGATGTACTAGAAGAATTAAATAAATAA
- a CDS encoding DNA-methyltransferase translates to MEKIKRYELFEGDCLDLMNNIDDKSIDLIICDLPYGTTACRWDTIIDLEKLWIQYNRIIKDRGMIVLFSAQPFTTKLINSNIKNYKYSWYWIKNNVTGFNFAKYQPMRKVEDINIFYKSKPLYIPQGIKKIENSRIRVRKPGKRESIYDEKNTLCNKEYIQKYTNYPNNVLYFNKDSKCQHPTQKPVDLLKYLINTYTREEMIVLDNCMGSGSTGVACAELNRRFIGMESDNEYFKIAKLNIQKSYKENRNE, encoded by the coding sequence AAAGATATGAATTGTTCGAAGGAGATTGCTTAGATTTAATGAATAACATAGATGATAAATCTATAGATCTTATTATATGTGACTTGCCGTACGGAACTACAGCATGTAGATGGGACACTATTATTGATTTAGAGAAGTTGTGGATTCAATATAATAGAATAATAAAGGATAGAGGAATGATAGTATTATTTTCAGCACAACCATTTACAACTAAATTAATAAATTCTAATATTAAAAATTATAAATATTCTTGGTATTGGATAAAAAATAATGTTACAGGTTTTAATTTTGCTAAATATCAGCCTATGAGGAAAGTTGAAGATATAAATATATTTTATAAGAGTAAACCTTTGTACATCCCACAAGGAATCAAGAAAATCGAAAACTCAAGAATCAGGGTTAGAAAGCCTGGAAAAAGAGAATCTATATATGATGAGAAAAATACTCTGTGTAACAAAGAATATATACAGAAGTATACAAACTATCCTAATAATGTATTATATTTCAATAAAGATTCAAAGTGTCAGCATCCAACCCAGAAGCCTGTTGATTTACTAAAGTATTTAATTAATACCTATACTAGAGAAGAAATGATAGTATTAGATAATTGTATGGGAAGTGGATCTACTGGTGTTGCATGTGCAGAATTAAATAGAAGATTTATTGGAATGGAATCGGATAATGAGTATTTTAAAATAGCAAAATTAAATATACAAAAATCTTATAAGGAAAATAGGAATGAATAA
- a CDS encoding CsbD family protein produces the protein MKDTGVFDKVKGSAKNIAGEATGDNKLKAEGAVDKATGKAKELLNEAGKKAEEVADNAKSEINKHK, from the coding sequence ATGAAAGATACAGGAGTATTTGATAAGGTTAAGGGAAGTGCAAAAAATATTGCTGGAGAAGCTACTGGCGACAATAAGTTAAAAGCTGAAGGTGCTGTAGATAAAGCTACTGGAAAAGCGAAAGAATTGTTAAATGAAGCTGGGAAAAAAGCTGAAGAAGTAGCTGACAATGCTAAGTCAGAAATTAATAAGCATAAGTAA